A genome region from Bradyrhizobium sp. 186 includes the following:
- a CDS encoding VirB4 family type IV secretion/conjugal transfer ATPase yields the protein MRDAALKTREIGPDVYLPFGRHVTDTVISLTTRALLTVIRLDGTSFETAETADLNDLHAKLNLTLRNVADPRLALWTHLVRRRTSDYPDGSFRSTFAAALDAQYRDRLRKTALFRNDLYLTLVWHPGRAPADAAAAFFKRLGWSAARSLEVDSDALKRLNDARRDMVAALERYGAHALGLVERNGITFSEPMELLHTVASGERMPMPLPQGPIGPALYSNRVIFGREAIELRGAGGSRFAGMFGLKEYPASTRPGLLNALLSAPFEIILTQSFAFLSKADAKTVLTRKQNQLVSAQDPAASQIDELADALDDLESNRFALGDHHLSLLIYAETPSQLQDHMSVARRVLADAGAVVAREDLGLEAAYWAQLPGLFKYRARTGAISSRNFAAFSPFHTYPTGRPAGNHWGPAIAMLKTASGSPFYFSFHHSDLGNTFICGPSGSGKTVVQNFLLSQAERLGATYVFFDKDRGAEIFVRAAGGTYLTLHNGVGTGCAPLKALELNPGNLSFLGELVRKLVTPENRPLTVTEEERIDSGLRALGHLRQAERSFGALRAFLGQQDREGIGARLERWCRGAPFGWVLDGEQDAIGLEARFIGFDMTDLLDHPAVRTPLMMYLFHRVERLIDGRRLIIDIDEFWKALGDEAFRDLANNKLKTIRKQNGVMVFGTQSPRDALASPIAHTIVEQCPTQIFLPNARGTRPDYVDGFHLTDTEFRLIKEELAPESRRFLVKQGHNSVVAELDLGGFDDALAVLSGRTETVELLDRIRAEVGDDPARWLPVFHAERRTIR from the coding sequence ATGCGTGACGCAGCGCTTAAAACCCGAGAGATCGGGCCCGATGTCTACCTGCCGTTCGGCCGGCATGTCACCGATACGGTGATTAGTCTTACGACACGGGCCCTGCTCACGGTGATCCGTCTCGACGGCACCTCATTCGAGACCGCCGAGACGGCGGATCTGAACGACCTTCACGCCAAGCTGAACCTCACCCTGCGCAATGTTGCGGATCCGCGGCTGGCGCTCTGGACCCATCTGGTTCGGCGCCGGACGTCAGACTATCCGGACGGTTCGTTCCGATCCACATTTGCAGCCGCGCTCGACGCCCAATATCGCGACCGACTTCGCAAGACAGCGCTGTTTCGTAATGATCTCTATCTGACGCTGGTTTGGCATCCCGGTCGCGCCCCCGCCGACGCTGCGGCCGCGTTCTTCAAACGACTCGGCTGGAGCGCGGCGCGCTCCCTCGAGGTCGACAGCGATGCCTTGAAGCGGCTCAACGATGCCAGGCGCGATATGGTCGCAGCATTGGAGCGTTACGGCGCACACGCCCTCGGATTGGTCGAGCGCAACGGCATCACCTTCTCAGAACCGATGGAGTTGCTCCATACCGTCGCGTCCGGCGAGCGGATGCCCATGCCATTGCCTCAAGGCCCGATCGGTCCCGCGCTCTATTCAAACCGTGTCATCTTCGGGCGTGAAGCGATCGAACTCCGAGGCGCGGGCGGATCGCGCTTCGCGGGTATGTTCGGACTCAAGGAATATCCGGCGTCCACCAGGCCTGGCCTGTTGAACGCGCTGCTTTCCGCGCCTTTCGAGATTATCCTCACGCAATCCTTCGCGTTTTTGTCGAAAGCCGACGCCAAGACGGTCCTGACGCGTAAGCAGAACCAACTGGTTTCGGCTCAGGATCCGGCGGCCTCGCAGATCGACGAACTCGCTGACGCGCTCGACGATCTCGAATCCAACAGGTTCGCGCTTGGAGACCATCATCTCTCGCTGCTGATCTACGCCGAGACGCCTTCGCAGCTACAGGATCATATGAGCGTGGCGCGGCGCGTTCTGGCCGATGCGGGCGCCGTGGTGGCGCGCGAAGATCTCGGCCTTGAAGCTGCCTATTGGGCCCAGCTTCCCGGGCTGTTCAAATATCGGGCACGAACTGGGGCGATCAGCTCACGCAATTTCGCGGCATTCTCCCCTTTCCACACCTATCCTACCGGGAGGCCTGCCGGCAACCATTGGGGACCGGCGATTGCGATGCTCAAGACCGCATCCGGTTCGCCGTTTTACTTCTCGTTCCATCACAGTGACCTCGGCAATACCTTCATCTGTGGACCCTCGGGGTCCGGCAAGACCGTCGTGCAGAACTTCCTGCTGTCGCAGGCCGAGCGGCTCGGCGCCACTTACGTCTTCTTCGACAAGGACCGTGGCGCCGAGATTTTCGTTCGTGCCGCCGGGGGCACCTATCTAACCCTCCACAACGGCGTTGGGACTGGCTGCGCGCCGCTCAAGGCGCTGGAGCTGAATCCGGGCAATCTTTCTTTCCTGGGTGAACTCGTCCGAAAGCTTGTCACGCCAGAAAACCGCCCGCTGACCGTGACCGAGGAAGAGCGGATCGATTCCGGATTGCGAGCGCTTGGTCACCTGCGGCAGGCGGAGCGCTCGTTCGGGGCGCTGCGGGCTTTTCTGGGCCAGCAGGATCGCGAAGGGATCGGTGCACGTTTGGAGCGATGGTGCCGGGGCGCTCCTTTCGGCTGGGTGCTGGATGGCGAGCAGGATGCCATCGGGTTGGAGGCCCGGTTCATTGGCTTCGACATGACCGATCTGCTGGATCATCCGGCCGTTCGCACGCCGCTGATGATGTATCTGTTCCACCGCGTAGAGCGCCTGATCGACGGCCGACGCCTGATCATCGACATCGATGAGTTCTGGAAGGCGCTCGGAGACGAGGCATTTCGTGATCTCGCCAACAACAAGCTGAAAACCATCCGCAAACAGAACGGTGTCATGGTGTTCGGCACGCAGTCGCCTCGGGACGCGCTGGCCTCCCCGATCGCACATACCATTGTCGAGCAATGCCCGACCCAGATTTTTCTGCCGAACGCGCGAGGAACGCGCCCGGACTATGTTGACGGCTTCCATCTGACCGACACTGAATTCCGCCTGATCAAGGAGGAGCTCGCGCCCGAAAGCCGGCGATTCCTCGTCAAGCAAGGCCACAACTCGGTGGTGGCGGAGCTTGACCTCGGCGGCTTCGACGATGCGCTCGCCGTCTTGTCGGGACGGACGGAAACGGTCGAACTGCTCGACCGCATTCGGGCAGAGGTCGGCGACGATCCGGCCCGATGGCTGCCGGTATTTCACGCGGAACGGAGGACAATCCGATGA
- the virB5 gene encoding P-type DNA transfer protein VirB5: MTVQRIPTILTSVSVLILLMASSAEAEIVFDPSVYARQFEQLTELKKQVDTLTSQLRVAQDQLNQAKQLYDSFNKRTNANDIGALLNTPQFRKVLPQQFSDIERLVAGQGGGNFADAMNHYLSQNRAYAGNSGNSYYQSELDRIARQTGAKHSMGQAVYDTASQRIDALEELRMRISSATDAKETLDLSARLQAEQALLQNDVLRMQGLAMIQQARMDMDGQREREKRHQLVDEMKAALQ; encoded by the coding sequence ATGACGGTTCAACGTATCCCGACGATTCTCACGTCCGTCTCAGTCCTGATCCTCCTGATGGCATCGTCTGCGGAAGCGGAGATTGTGTTCGATCCCAGCGTCTATGCGCGCCAATTCGAGCAACTGACGGAGCTGAAGAAGCAGGTCGATACCCTGACGTCCCAGCTCAGGGTGGCGCAGGATCAATTGAACCAGGCCAAGCAGCTCTATGACAGTTTCAACAAGCGGACCAACGCCAACGACATCGGCGCGCTCCTAAACACGCCGCAGTTCCGGAAAGTCTTGCCCCAACAATTCTCTGACATCGAACGTCTCGTTGCGGGGCAGGGCGGCGGCAACTTCGCCGATGCGATGAACCATTATCTTTCGCAGAACCGCGCGTATGCCGGCAACAGCGGCAATTCGTATTACCAGAGCGAGCTCGACCGGATCGCGCGGCAGACCGGCGCCAAGCACTCCATGGGCCAGGCGGTCTACGACACGGCCTCGCAGCGTATCGATGCACTCGAGGAATTGAGAATGCGCATCAGCTCGGCGACCGACGCCAAGGAGACTCTCGATCTTTCGGCGCGGCTGCAAGCCGAACAGGCGCTGCTGCAGAACGATGTGCTCCGGATGCAGGGGCTGGCGATGATCCAGCAGGCCCGAATGGACATGGACGGACAACGAGAGCGCGAGAAGCGGCACCAATTGGTCGACGAAATGAAGGCGGCGCTGCAATGA
- a CDS encoding EexN family lipoprotein has translation MTMKASILAIAVAAALTGCNDTDSGQQRKTVSWFFNHRDELQATLKACRDNPGERGNTTDCINANEARKKITVQEMKDALK, from the coding sequence ATGACAATGAAGGCATCTATTCTGGCGATCGCTGTTGCGGCTGCTCTTACCGGTTGCAACGATACCGACAGCGGTCAGCAGAGGAAGACCGTCAGCTGGTTCTTTAATCATCGGGACGAGCTTCAGGCAACGCTCAAGGCGTGCCGCGATAACCCAGGCGAACGCGGGAACACGACCGACTGCATCAACGCCAACGAAGCCCGCAAGAAGATCACCGTCCAAGAGATGAAAGACGCTCTGAAGTAA
- a CDS encoding type IV secretion system protein gives MAINVFDSFLKAFEQPITTFVSTSASNLASYIDGPLRTAVMLYVILYGFAVMRGAISEPIMEFAWRAMRIVVVVMLATNSSAFQQYVTGLFFDSLPREIGNALAGSGLNTNSGAPFDQLLSKGIDVANKIYDQAGITDVAPALIAAILLIFVAVGSFLQFAILLYAKVGLGVVIALGPLFIALGLFEATRPFTEAWLRQVANFVILLVLVVALVGLMLTTVSGFIDRFAANAGTAGEMVVAAVAISAVLGLSGYIALQLPIIAGGLAGGGASLASRLVTSPMIANATAAAGGAYAGARWSASRGLAAIRASRQGGSMRRTRSAGTTAA, from the coding sequence ATGGCCATAAACGTCTTTGACAGCTTCCTGAAGGCGTTCGAGCAGCCGATCACGACATTCGTGTCGACCTCGGCATCAAATCTTGCCTCCTACATTGATGGTCCGCTCCGCACGGCCGTGATGCTCTATGTCATCCTCTACGGCTTTGCCGTGATGCGGGGCGCAATTTCCGAACCTATTATGGAGTTTGCCTGGCGGGCGATGCGGATCGTGGTCGTGGTTATGCTCGCGACCAATTCAAGCGCGTTCCAGCAATACGTCACGGGCCTGTTCTTTGATTCCTTGCCGAGGGAGATCGGCAATGCGTTAGCGGGCTCGGGATTGAACACGAATTCAGGAGCTCCTTTCGATCAGCTTCTGTCCAAGGGAATCGACGTCGCCAATAAGATCTACGATCAAGCGGGAATAACCGACGTGGCTCCGGCACTGATTGCCGCCATTCTCCTGATCTTTGTGGCGGTCGGCTCCTTCTTGCAGTTTGCCATCCTGCTCTATGCCAAGGTTGGTCTTGGCGTCGTGATCGCGCTTGGGCCGCTCTTCATTGCACTTGGATTATTTGAGGCCACGCGGCCCTTTACGGAAGCTTGGCTTCGGCAGGTCGCGAATTTCGTGATCCTGCTGGTGCTGGTGGTGGCACTGGTCGGGCTGATGTTGACGACCGTTAGCGGCTTCATCGACAGGTTCGCGGCAAACGCCGGCACGGCCGGCGAGATGGTGGTGGCCGCGGTCGCCATCAGCGCGGTGCTCGGTCTGTCCGGATACATCGCGCTTCAACTGCCGATCATCGCAGGCGGTCTCGCCGGGGGTGGCGCTTCGCTCGCAAGCCGGCTGGTCACGAGCCCAATGATTGCCAACGCGACGGCCGCAGCCGGCGGCGCTTATGCCGGAGCCCGCTGGTCAGCCAGCCGCGGTCTCGCCGCCATAAGAGCCAGCCGCCAGGGCGGCAGCATGCGACGCACCCGATCGGCGGGGACCACAGCGGCGTAG
- a CDS encoding virB8 family protein has translation MVGHDDLKTYFDNARRWEQDLLLSAHRSRRTAWVIAAVACVLAVASLSAVAALAPLKTVEPFVIRVDNATGIVDTVSALTSTPARYDEAVTKYFLGRYVRAREGYSYPEAETNFRTISLLSGQGEQARFAAWYRGSNPESPQVVQGRFGVATVRIKAISLLADNVASVRFMKESRKGEETRITHWVSTLTFSYANAPMSSADRLINPLGFLVSEYRADPEVVP, from the coding sequence ATGGTCGGACATGATGACCTGAAAACCTACTTCGACAATGCGCGTCGATGGGAGCAGGATCTGCTGCTATCGGCCCATCGCTCGCGAAGAACGGCATGGGTGATTGCCGCGGTTGCTTGCGTATTGGCGGTTGCCTCACTCAGTGCGGTCGCAGCGCTTGCGCCGCTGAAGACGGTCGAGCCGTTCGTTATCCGGGTCGATAACGCGACCGGGATTGTGGATACCGTCTCCGCCCTCACTTCGACGCCGGCGCGGTATGATGAAGCCGTCACCAAATATTTTCTCGGACGCTACGTTCGCGCGCGTGAAGGTTACAGCTATCCGGAGGCCGAAACCAACTTCCGCACCATTTCCTTGCTTTCGGGGCAGGGTGAACAAGCCCGGTTCGCGGCCTGGTATCGCGGCTCCAATCCCGAAAGCCCGCAAGTCGTTCAAGGCCGCTTCGGGGTCGCGACGGTTCGGATCAAGGCGATCTCGCTCCTGGCCGACAATGTCGCGTCCGTGCGTTTCATGAAAGAGAGCCGCAAGGGCGAGGAAACCCGCATTACTCATTGGGTCTCGACCCTGACGTTTTCCTATGCCAACGCGCCAATGTCCTCTGCCGACCGTCTCATCAATCCGCTCGGCTTCCTGGTTTCGGAATACCGCGCCGATCCGGAGGTCGTGCCATGA
- the virB9 gene encoding P-type conjugative transfer protein VirB9 encodes MRRLVLLMTFALGFAGPVLALQQPSPGQHDARVRTVTYNPANVVRVNGVIRASTQILFADDEEVAHVAIGDAIAWEVAPAGSILFLKPREKHPPTNLQVVTTRPDGRKRSYQFELSIAETTLADSYFVVRFAYPGDEIERRRAEAAARGAEREGALIEQTFDLHHAYGARNWRFSAQGSVDLEPEAVFDDGKETTFRFAGNREIPAIYLINSDGTESLVPKDVRGELVVVHATAREFRLRKGDNVLCIFNEAFDAVGINPGTNTTSPSIERRAKKSPPTPRPR; translated from the coding sequence ATGAGACGTTTGGTCCTCTTGATGACCTTCGCCCTGGGATTCGCGGGGCCGGTTCTGGCGTTGCAACAGCCCTCACCGGGTCAACATGATGCCCGTGTGCGAACCGTGACCTACAATCCGGCCAACGTCGTCCGGGTCAACGGCGTGATTCGGGCATCGACCCAGATTCTGTTCGCCGATGATGAAGAGGTCGCGCATGTCGCGATCGGCGACGCGATTGCATGGGAGGTCGCACCGGCAGGCTCGATTCTGTTCCTCAAGCCGCGGGAAAAACATCCACCAACCAACCTGCAGGTCGTCACCACCCGCCCTGACGGGCGCAAGCGATCGTATCAGTTCGAGTTGTCGATCGCCGAGACGACGCTGGCGGACAGCTACTTCGTCGTCCGCTTCGCCTATCCCGGCGACGAGATCGAGCGCCGGCGCGCTGAGGCGGCGGCCCGCGGCGCCGAGCGGGAAGGCGCGCTGATCGAGCAGACCTTCGATCTGCATCATGCCTATGGCGCGCGCAACTGGCGCTTTTCAGCGCAGGGCTCAGTCGACCTCGAACCGGAAGCCGTTTTCGACGACGGCAAGGAGACCACGTTCCGCTTCGCGGGCAACCGTGAAATCCCCGCGATCTACCTGATCAACTCCGACGGCACGGAAAGCCTGGTGCCCAAGGATGTCCGCGGCGAGCTCGTGGTCGTTCATGCCACAGCCCGCGAGTTTCGGCTGCGCAAAGGCGACAACGTGCTCTGCATCTTCAACGAAGCGTTCGACGCTGTGGGGATCAACCCGGGCACCAATACCACAAGCCCGTCGATCGAGCGGCGAGCGAAGAAATCGCCACCAACCCCAAGGCCACGATAG
- the virB10 gene encoding type IV secretion system protein VirB10 has translation MTEHHDETIAGDRGITPVGGGDNGRAAMLKRGFGALALTAFAALIIWGTWKSDKPVGDSARKLVIRQAAAFEPIPELPPAPITTASIGAAPVAATPAASAPASDQLLESARRAPVLAYNRQISAGRTAHDSVTGSVVTDPYGFGRGEPRNDLADKLRPTPIEGVRAARLPNRNLLVTQGTSIPCVLETAMSSDVAGFVSCVVVRDVMSDSGNVVLMEKGTQVVGEYRGNVRRGSKRLFVLWTRAKTPTGVIAALASPATDALGRAGFDGDIDTHFFERFGSALLLSIVNDASSIGRQQLQDSSIQINNTTGATNTAAGIAVEQSINIPPTLNKNQGELVNIFVARDVDFSSVYQLRRTETRTQILDRTIPGGIAAPAVVTK, from the coding sequence ATGACCGAACATCACGATGAGACGATCGCCGGCGACCGTGGCATTACGCCCGTGGGAGGAGGGGACAATGGTCGAGCGGCAATGCTCAAACGCGGCTTCGGCGCGCTGGCGCTCACCGCATTTGCCGCTCTGATCATTTGGGGCACCTGGAAAAGCGATAAGCCGGTCGGCGATTCCGCCCGCAAGCTGGTGATCCGCCAGGCGGCGGCGTTCGAGCCCATCCCGGAGCTACCTCCCGCACCGATCACCACGGCCTCGATTGGAGCCGCGCCGGTTGCAGCCACGCCAGCAGCTTCCGCGCCCGCTTCCGACCAGCTTCTGGAAAGTGCCCGGCGCGCACCAGTGCTGGCCTATAACCGGCAGATCTCTGCGGGGCGCACGGCCCACGACAGCGTGACCGGAAGTGTCGTTACCGATCCCTATGGGTTCGGGCGGGGCGAGCCACGCAACGACCTCGCCGACAAGCTGAGACCAACGCCGATCGAGGGCGTGCGCGCGGCGCGACTTCCTAACCGCAATCTGCTGGTCACCCAGGGCACCTCGATCCCGTGCGTGCTGGAGACGGCGATGTCCTCGGACGTGGCGGGTTTCGTCTCCTGCGTCGTGGTGCGCGACGTGATGTCGGACTCCGGCAACGTGGTGCTGATGGAAAAGGGCACGCAGGTGGTCGGTGAATATCGCGGCAATGTGCGACGGGGTTCAAAACGGCTATTCGTGCTGTGGACGCGCGCCAAGACGCCAACCGGCGTCATTGCGGCATTGGCTTCGCCAGCCACCGACGCGCTGGGCCGCGCCGGCTTCGACGGCGACATTGACACCCATTTCTTTGAACGGTTCGGTTCGGCGCTGCTGCTGTCGATTGTCAATGACGCCTCGTCAATTGGACGTCAGCAGCTGCAGGATAGTTCCATCCAGATCAACAACACCACAGGCGCCACCAACACCGCCGCCGGTATCGCTGTTGAGCAGTCGATCAACATTCCGCCGACGCTGAACAAGAATCAGGGCGAGCTCGTCAATATCTTTGTCGCCCGCGACGTCGATTTCTCCTCGGTCTATCAACTCCGGCGGACCGAGACCCGCACGCAGATTTTGGACCGCACCATCCCCGGGGGCATCGCGGCCCCGGCCGTGGTGACAAAGTGA
- the virB11 gene encoding P-type DNA transfer ATPase VirB11 encodes MSATHSIERDGSRLVLARYLEPFAPLLADNSLTEIVVNRPGELFVEGPGGWTRHEAPTLTHAYLSNLATAAAGHTRQDIGPEHPVVSTTLIGEERCQIVVPPAVPPGTVSLTIRKPSALTMTLDAFERTKLFDEVRVTNDDLTADEKRLLALKEAGAWRDFLQLAVSSRRNVIISGATGSGKTTLSKALIAAIPAQERLITIEDTAELVIPHQNCVRLLYAKDGQGVAKIGPRELLESCLRMRPDRILLQELRDGTAFFYLRNVNSGHPGSITTVHADSARLAFEQLTLLVKESAEGRDLHRDDIRSLLLLLVDVVIQMQKRDGRYRISEIYYDPVRKRDQIS; translated from the coding sequence GTGAGCGCCACACACTCCATCGAGCGCGATGGCAGCCGGCTCGTGCTGGCGCGCTATCTGGAGCCGTTTGCTCCACTTCTGGCAGACAACTCCCTGACCGAAATCGTCGTCAACCGCCCCGGCGAGCTTTTCGTGGAAGGTCCCGGCGGCTGGACCCGACACGAAGCGCCAACTCTGACACACGCCTATCTTTCAAATCTCGCCACCGCGGCCGCCGGTCACACCCGCCAGGACATCGGTCCGGAGCATCCAGTGGTGTCGACCACCCTGATCGGCGAGGAGCGCTGCCAGATCGTCGTCCCGCCGGCTGTGCCCCCTGGCACAGTCAGCCTCACGATTCGCAAGCCGTCGGCTCTGACGATGACGCTGGATGCCTTTGAGCGGACAAAACTGTTCGATGAGGTCCGCGTCACCAATGACGATCTCACGGCCGACGAGAAGCGGCTTCTGGCTCTGAAAGAAGCCGGCGCCTGGCGTGACTTCCTCCAGCTTGCCGTCTCGAGTCGCCGCAACGTCATCATTTCCGGAGCGACCGGTTCCGGCAAGACCACCTTGTCCAAAGCGCTGATCGCGGCGATTCCAGCACAAGAGCGGCTCATCACCATTGAGGACACCGCCGAGCTTGTCATCCCTCATCAGAATTGCGTGCGGCTGCTCTATGCCAAAGACGGGCAGGGCGTCGCCAAAATTGGACCGCGCGAACTTCTCGAGTCCTGCCTGCGGATGCGGCCGGATCGTATCTTGCTGCAGGAGCTGCGCGACGGGACGGCGTTCTTCTATCTGAGAAATGTGAACTCCGGCCATCCGGGATCGATCACAACTGTTCATGCCGACAGCGCCCGGCTCGCCTTCGAGCAACTGACGCTGTTGGTCAAGGAAAGCGCGGAAGGGCGCGACCTCCATCGCGACGACATCCGCTCGCTGCTGCTGCTTCTCGTCGACGTCGTCATCCAGATGCAGAAGCGGGACGGCCGCTACCGCATTTCGGAGATATATTATGACCCCGTTCGCAAACGCGACCAAATCAGTTAG
- a CDS encoding type IV secretory system conjugative DNA transfer family protein, producing MTPFANATKSVRAAQGFAVALAASALFLLVASNVLLLGLRLHDGGLHWSEIATGWPRYGADPRFDRWLTLSTLAGLVVVFGLVGAIFRHRPLPLHGSARFASEREIKAAGLRSKEGVLLGRKDGALLCFGGSEHVLVYAPTRAGKGVGYVIPNLLNWPDSVVVLDVKKENWDRSAGFRAAHGQEVYLFDPLEENGRTARYNPLGYVRSDPADLYDDLQRIAVMLFPAESRGDPFWFEAARSAFVAIGGYVAETPGLPLTIGEILHQLSEAPDLKAHFEKIIAVRKSGPSPLSRHCITALNDFLAASENTMNSVRKTVTARLGLWLNPRIDAATSANDFDLRQLRQRSMSIYLGVTPDNLDRMAPLLNLFFQQVVDLNTRELPEQSPKLNRKVLLLLDEFPALGNVNVLAKSVAFIAGYGIRLLTVVQSPAQLRAIYGIDAARNFMTNHAVEVVFAPKEQDVANELSERIGYDTVKARSRSGPKGMAMRATSETISEHRRALMLPQELKLLPKSKAFILGTGIPPIIADKIVYYEDKAFLQRLLPAPAPEMPRGRSTALLDAEIKELRSEVAELRAVFCTRPMTDEEVADPSTIPANASFDFGDVDIDLEGLSEDEMKAWTLDYIDAQAILPARRPRRKQNGQQHERHA from the coding sequence ATGACCCCGTTCGCAAACGCGACCAAATCAGTTAGAGCGGCGCAGGGCTTCGCGGTCGCGCTCGCGGCTTCCGCGCTCTTCCTGCTGGTCGCCTCAAACGTACTGCTGCTGGGGCTCAGGCTTCACGATGGCGGCCTGCACTGGTCGGAGATCGCCACGGGCTGGCCCCGTTACGGCGCCGATCCACGTTTCGACCGCTGGCTGACCCTGTCGACGCTCGCCGGCCTGGTTGTGGTCTTTGGCTTGGTCGGTGCTATCTTCCGACACCGTCCTCTCCCGCTTCACGGCAGCGCTCGTTTCGCGTCCGAGCGCGAAATCAAGGCCGCTGGCCTGCGATCCAAGGAAGGCGTGCTACTCGGCCGCAAGGACGGCGCACTGCTCTGCTTCGGCGGGTCGGAACACGTCCTGGTCTACGCTCCGACCAGAGCCGGGAAGGGCGTCGGCTATGTCATTCCAAACCTATTGAATTGGCCAGATTCGGTGGTCGTTCTCGATGTAAAGAAGGAAAACTGGGATCGGTCTGCAGGATTTCGGGCAGCCCACGGGCAGGAGGTCTATTTGTTCGATCCGCTCGAGGAGAACGGTCGCACCGCGCGCTATAATCCGCTTGGTTATGTTCGAAGCGATCCTGCGGATCTCTATGACGATCTGCAGCGCATCGCGGTGATGCTGTTTCCGGCCGAAAGCCGCGGCGATCCGTTCTGGTTCGAGGCTGCCCGCTCGGCCTTTGTGGCGATCGGCGGCTATGTCGCGGAAACACCTGGATTGCCGTTGACGATCGGGGAGATTCTGCACCAGCTGTCCGAGGCCCCCGACCTCAAGGCGCATTTTGAGAAGATCATCGCCGTTCGCAAGTCCGGCCCTTCGCCACTGTCACGACATTGCATCACGGCATTGAACGACTTCCTCGCGGCTTCCGAAAACACCATGAACTCGGTGCGAAAGACCGTCACGGCAAGGCTCGGCCTCTGGCTCAACCCTCGCATCGATGCCGCCACGTCTGCCAACGATTTCGATTTGCGGCAGTTGCGGCAACGGTCGATGTCGATCTATCTCGGCGTCACGCCTGACAATCTCGACCGCATGGCGCCGCTTCTCAATCTGTTCTTTCAGCAGGTGGTCGATCTCAATACCCGCGAATTGCCGGAGCAGAGCCCCAAACTCAATCGCAAGGTGCTGCTATTGCTCGATGAATTTCCGGCGCTAGGCAATGTCAATGTGCTGGCAAAATCGGTCGCCTTCATCGCCGGATACGGTATCCGTCTGCTCACCGTGGTGCAGAGCCCGGCGCAGCTGCGCGCCATCTACGGGATCGACGCGGCCCGCAACTTCATGACCAACCACGCCGTCGAGGTCGTGTTTGCCCCGAAGGAGCAGGACGTGGCCAATGAGCTCTCGGAGCGTATCGGCTACGATACAGTGAAAGCGCGCAGCCGCAGCGGACCGAAAGGGATGGCGATGCGCGCGACCAGCGAGACGATCTCCGAACATCGTCGCGCCCTGATGCTACCTCAAGAGCTGAAGCTTCTTCCAAAGTCAAAGGCATTTATCCTGGGTACCGGAATTCCGCCTATTATCGCTGATAAGATCGTATACTACGAAGACAAGGCTTTCCTGCAGCGCCTGCTGCCGGCGCCGGCCCCGGAGATGCCTAGGGGCCGCTCGACCGCGCTGCTTGACGCCGAAATCAAGGAGCTTCGTTCCGAGGTCGCTGAACTCCGCGCGGTATTTTGCACGCGGCCGATGACCGACGAGGAGGTGGCCGACCCCTCCACAATTCCTGCAAACGCCAGTTTTGATTTCGGGGATGTGGACATCGACCTTGAAGGGCTGTCCGAGGATGAGATGAAAGCCTGGACCCTGGATTACATCGACGCCCAGGCCATCTTGCCGGCGCGACGGCCAAGGCGGAAGCAGAACGGACAACAGCATGAACGACACGCGTGA